One genomic segment of Helianthus annuus cultivar XRQ/B chromosome 14, HanXRQr2.0-SUNRISE, whole genome shotgun sequence includes these proteins:
- the LOC110906335 gene encoding uncharacterized protein LOC110906335, with amino-acid sequence MKKCLRSNFLPHNFQRLMYQRLQNLKQGAKSVDDYTIEFYQLIAMNDIQEPEEQLVSRYIGGLRVQIMEAVNLFDPLTIPEAHQRALTFEKQNRRVGGSFTPAGGNVGSGSGAPRGGPSQGKPGGSNTGPTSKGASSSGPRCFNCGETGHRQAECKKAGKRHVFAESEDEQYEEYENNPVYDEETEYEEEVVTGDVGVNLVVRRSCYTPKVDGDDWLKHNIFHSTCTILGKVCTFVIDLGSCDNLISEEAFQKLALKTESHPKPYKLQWLKKGGEVTVSKRALVSISIRSTYKDDVVCDVVPMDACHLLLGRPWEYERDIEHNGRSNTYSFLFGGVKITLVPSKPKQLATKQSGTLLTISQFQDELEEADNVFVLIGKPVAEEVDIPECMVPLFEEFVDVFPDDLPAGLPPLRDIQHHIDLELGPSYPISPITK; translated from the coding sequence ATGAAAAAATGCTTACGGTCCAACTTTTTGCCTCATAACTTTCAAAGGTTGATGTACCAGCGTCTGCAGAATTTAAAACAAGGGGCTAAATCGGTTGATGATTATACAATTGAGTTTTACCAGTTGATTGCGATGAATGATATTCAAGAACCGGAGGAGCAACTTGTTTCCCGGTATATTGGGGGTCTAAGGGTTCAGATCATGGAGGCCGTGAATCTTTTTGATCCGTTAACCATTCCTGAGGCACACCAACGGGCGTTGACCTTTGAGAAGCAAAACCGTCGGGTGGGCGGTTCATTTACCCCCGCTGGGGGAAACGTTGGGTCAGGCAGTGGGGCACCTCGTGGCGGGCCTAGTCAGGGGAAGCCGGGGGGTAGTAATACCGGGCCTACTTCTAAGGGGGCTAGCAGTAGTGGTCcgagatgtttcaattgtggtgaaacaGGCCATCGTCAAGCTGAGTGCAAAAAGGCTGGTAAAAGACACGTATTTGCTGAGTCTGAGGATGAACAGTATGAAGAATATGAGAATAACCCAGTGTACGATGAAGAAACTGAATATGAAGAGGAGGTTGTGACCGGTGATGTTGGGGTAAACTTGGTGGTTAGACGTTCTTGCTATACACCAAAGGTAGATGGTGATGACTGGCTGAAACACAACATCTTCCACTCAACATGTACCATTTTGGGGAAGGTTTGCACATTTGTCATTGATTTGGGGAGTTGTGACAATCTGATTTCTGAAGAGGCATTTCAAAAGTTGGCCTTGAAGACAGAGAGTCACCCGAAACCGTACAAGCTTCAATGGCTGAAAAAGGGAGGTGAAGTGACGGTATCTAAAAGGGCACTTGTTTCAATTTCCATTAGGTCCACGTACAAGGATGATGTCGTGTGTGATGTGGTCCCTATGGACGCGTGTCACTTATTGTTGGGCAGACCTTGGGAGTACGAGCGTGATATAGAACATAACGGGCGGTCCAATACTTATAGTTTCCTGTTTGGTGGTGTGAAGATCACTCTTGTTCCTAGCAAGCCTAAGCAGTTAGCCACGAAACAGTCGGGTACTCTGTTGACCATTAGTCAGTTTCAAGATGAGTTGGAGGAAGCAGACAATGTTTTTGTTTTGATTGGGAAGCCTGTGGCCGAGGAAGTCGACATTCCTGAATGTATGGTTCCGTTATtcgaggagtttgttgatgttttcccagATGATTTACCTGCCGGGTTGCCACCCCTACGAGACATCCAACATCACATTGATTTGGAACTGGGTCCCAGCTACCCAATAAGCCCCATTACAAAATGA